One window from the genome of Pseudonocardia hierapolitana encodes:
- a CDS encoding pirin family protein, translating into MSNTEAFPVELTCPGGEPGTGGVEVLAARDVPLGGPRAMTVRRTLPQRKRSLIGAWCFADHYGPDDVAAGASMDVPPHPHTGLQTVTWLFAGEVEHRDSLGTHAIVRPGELNLMTGGRGICHSEVATEGATILQGVQLWVALPDAHRHTARAFHHHAPGPIDLGGATARVFLGSLAGETSPVPTFTPLLGAEIVLDPRARVTLDVEPTHEHGVLVDTGTVLLAGTELARAELGHLAPGPQSLELANPTGERARVLLLGGAPFDEDVVMWWNFVARSHDEIVAFREAWEHESDQFGGVEGYTGVLQRLPAPALPNARITPRRRG; encoded by the coding sequence ATGAGCAACACCGAAGCGTTTCCCGTCGAACTCACCTGCCCCGGCGGCGAGCCGGGCACCGGCGGCGTCGAGGTCCTGGCCGCCCGTGACGTGCCGCTCGGTGGCCCGCGGGCGATGACGGTCCGGCGCACCCTCCCGCAGCGGAAGCGGTCCCTGATCGGCGCGTGGTGCTTCGCCGACCACTACGGCCCCGACGACGTCGCCGCCGGCGCGAGCATGGACGTGCCGCCACACCCGCACACCGGCTTGCAGACGGTGACGTGGTTGTTCGCCGGCGAGGTCGAGCACCGCGACAGCCTCGGCACGCACGCGATCGTGCGGCCCGGCGAGCTGAACCTGATGACGGGCGGGCGCGGCATCTGCCACTCCGAGGTCGCCACCGAGGGCGCCACGATCCTGCAAGGGGTGCAGCTGTGGGTCGCTCTGCCCGACGCGCACCGCCACACCGCACGCGCCTTCCACCACCACGCGCCTGGCCCGATCGACCTGGGCGGCGCGACAGCACGTGTCTTCCTCGGCAGCCTCGCCGGCGAGACCTCCCCCGTGCCGACCTTCACCCCGCTGCTCGGCGCCGAGATCGTGCTCGATCCGCGCGCCCGCGTCACGCTCGACGTCGAACCCACCCACGAACACGGCGTCCTCGTCGACACCGGAACGGTCCTGCTCGCCGGCACCGAGCTGGCCCGCGCCGAGCTCGGCCACCTCGCGCCCGGCCCGCAGAGCCTGGAGCTGGCCAACCCCACCGGGGAACGGGCCCGAGTGCTGCTCCTCGGAGGCGCCCCGTTCGACGAGGACGTCGTGATGTGGTGGAACTTCGTGGCCCGCAGCCACGACGAGATCGTGGCGTTCCGCGAGGCGTGGGAACACGAGTCCGACCAGTTCGGCGGCGTCGAGGGCTACACCGGAGTGCTACAGCGGCTGCCCGCCCCCGCCCTGCCCAACGCCCGGATCACGCCCCGCCGTCGCGGATGA